Proteins found in one Magnolia sinica isolate HGM2019 chromosome 5, MsV1, whole genome shotgun sequence genomic segment:
- the LOC131246542 gene encoding uncharacterized protein LOC131246542 isoform X1: MIILFFGFHISLFVIDIKFLLDCLFIGSCSRKMGKTVAICQVGGEFVTNNDGSMSYTGGEAYAIPVVPNMKFDEFKSEIAEMCNRDASTLLIKYFLPSNRRIPITVSNDKHMQCMIDFHEDSATIDVFVLDGETIAQNADKMDNNRANRATSKTSRPTSRTTKGAAATDSITQAPTNVDSDGKGRRTTVPDPVASNAVMDDPASGDSIAGRTKSRITSIAVTVTDPTTPISTTPAVGNDKQPAQYSSPVNTIFDVGKEFNSVSDFRDALRRYAIAKGYAFAIICSSRSRVTAKCRAEGCPWRVRATRIAPTKRFKIRKMNNVHTCGGVGKDVHPNASKYWIASIIKDKLRDKPQYTGTEIVNDIYQEYGVNVRYARAWRGKVVAQKQLQDSQSDIYSQLPWFCNRIKETNPGSLVTLTTTDKLSFHCLFVSFHASRHGFDNGCRPLILLDGTSLREKWRGTLLAAVSVDGDDAIFPIAFAIVDFESYDNWIWFLTELKSAVSTNRTITFVSDRRNGLEEAVPQVFEDSYHAYSLHHLTEYFKRVLKGPSQPMKDTLADEIKRAAYSCSITNFNACIGNIRNFSHDVASWVLLESKPEHWSNAFFKGLRYDHLSSNVAELFYSWISEECDLSIIHMIDMIRCKMMEMIYARREASSTWSTILTPSMEQRLELEICNSHSLSVLFLSGSVFEVRDDSVNIVDIETRDCTCQRWKMSGLPCVHAAAVFDRTGRNTYDYCSRYFTVDCYRSTYLESIHPIPGIGNPISEDSNTEIIVRPPSPPPARPKSKQTKLLDPSRRLLLHVNCGRCGHSGHNRKKCREVVE; encoded by the exons ATGATCATATTGTTCTTTGGGTTTCATATCTCCTTGTTTGTAATTGACATTAAATTCCTCTTAGATTGCTTGTTCATAGGTAGTTGCAGTCGGAAAATGGGGAAAACTGTTGCTATTTGCCAGGTTGGTGGCGAATTTGTAACAAACAACGATGGATCTATGTCATATACTGGTGGAGAAGCATATGCGATACCAGTTGTTCCCAACATGAAATTTGATGAATTCAAGTCAGAGATAGCTGAAATGTGCAATCGTGATGCAAGTACCTTATTGATAAAGTACTTCCTCCCAAGCAACAGAAGGATTCCAATCACAGTATCCAACGACAAGCACATGCAGTGCATGATTGATTTTCACGAGGACTCAGCGACAATAGATGTTTTCGTTTTGGACGGGGAGACCATTGCTCAGAACGCTGATAAAATGGATAACAACCG GGCAAACAGAGCCACAAGTAAAACAAGTAGACCCACAAGTAGGACGACAAAAGGGGCTGCAGCCACTGACTCTATCACGCAAGCTCCTACAAATGTCGACAGTGATGGGAAAGGAAGGAGAACTACAGTCCCTGATCCAGTGGCTTCAAATGCTGTCATGGATGACCCTGCCAGTGGTGATAGCATTGCAGGTAGGACCAAGAGCAGGATTACATCAATTGCCGTTACAGTCACTGACCCAACCACCCCAATTTCCACCACCCCTGCCGTTGGCAATGATAAGCAGCCAGCTCAATACAGTTCACCAGTAAACACTATCTTTGATGTGGGCAAAGAATTTAATAGTGTCAGTGACTTCCGTGATGCATTGCGTAGGTATGCCATTGCAAAAGGGTATGCATTTGCGATTATTTGTAGTAGCCGATCCCGTGTGACTGCCAAATGTAGAGCTGAGGGCTGCCCATGGCGGGTGCGTGCTACCAGAATAGCACCCACGAAGAGGTTCAAGATTAGAAAGATGAACAATGTGCACACATGTGGTGGGGTTGGAAAAGATGTCCATCCGAACGCATCAAAATACTGGATTGCGAGCATTATAAAAGACAAGCTACGAGATAAGCCACAGTATACGGGAACAGAAATCGTGAATGACATATATCAGGAGTATGGAGTCAATGTCAGATATGCTAGGGCGTGGCGTGGGAAGGTGGTGGCCCAGAAGCAGCTTCAAGACTCCCAGTCAGACATTTATAGTCAGTTGCCTTGGTTCTGCAATAGGATAAAGGAGACGAATCCTGGTAGTCTTGTAACTCTGACAACAACAGACAAGTTGAGTTTTCACTGCCTTTTTGTCTCATTCCATGCTTCACGGCATGGGTTTGATAATGGTTGCCGCCCCCTCATTCTTCTCGACGGAACATCTCTAAGAGAGAAATGGCGAGGGACATTGTTAGCTGCGGTATCAGTTGATGGGGATGATGCCATCTTTCCCATTGCCTTCGCTATAGTGGATTTTGAATCCTATGATAATTGGATTTGGTTTTTGACAGAATTGAAATCAGCCGTGTCAACAAATCGGACCATAACATTTGTATCTGATAGACGCAACGGTTTAGAGGAGGCTGTGCCGCAGGTTTTCGAGGACAGCTATCATGCCTATTCTCTGCATCACCTTACCGAGTACTTCAAGCGGGTGTTGAAGGGCCCATCACAGCCGATGAAGGATACACTGGCTGATGAGATTAAACGTGCTGCTTACTCATGCAGCATTACCAATTTCAATGCTTGCATTGGCAACATCCGGAATTTCTCACACGATGTCGCATCCTGGGTCTTGTTGGAAAGCAAGCCTGAGCATTGGTCGAATGCATTCTTTAAGGGCTTGCGATATGACCACCTATCATCGAACGTTGCAGAGTTGTTCTACAGTTGGATATCAGAGGAGTGCGACCTATCAATAATACATATGATTGACATGATACGGTGTAAGATGATGGAGATGATTTATGCCCGTCGAGAGGCTTCAAGCACATGGTCGACGATTCTCACACCTTCAATGGAGCAAAGACTGGAGTTAGAGATATGCAACTCACACTCGCTCAGCGTGTTGTTTTTGTCAGGGAGCGTGTTCGAAGTCCGTGATGATTCGGTCAACATTGTGGACATCGAGACACGGGATTGTACGTGCCAGAGATGGAAGATGTCTGGGTTGCCGTGCGTTCATGCAGCCGCAGTTTTCGATCGTACAGGTAGAAATACTTATGATTACTGTTCAAGATACTTCACAGTCGATTGTTACCGTTCTACATATTTGGAATCTATCCACCCAATACCAGGTATAGGAAATCCTATAAGTGAAGATTCCAACACCGAAATAATTGTTCGTCCACCCAGTCCACCACCTGCAAGGCCAAAATCGAAGCAGACAAAATTGCTTGATCCGAGTAGGAGGCTattgcttcatgtaaattgcGGTAGGTGTGGTCATTCTGGGCACAATAGGAAAAAGTGCAGAGAGGTGGTGGAATAG
- the LOC131246542 gene encoding uncharacterized protein LOC131246542 isoform X3, whose product MGLCQGSCSRKMGKTVAICQVGGEFVTNNDGSMSYTGGEAYAIPVVPNMKFDEFKSEIAEMCNRDASTLLIKYFLPSNRRIPITVSNDKHMQCMIDFHEDSATIDVFVLDGETIAQNADKMDNNRANRATSKTSRPTSRTTKGAAATDSITQAPTNVDSDGKGRRTTVPDPVASNAVMDDPASGDSIAGRTKSRITSIAVTVTDPTTPISTTPAVGNDKQPAQYSSPVNTIFDVGKEFNSVSDFRDALRRYAIAKGYAFAIICSSRSRVTAKCRAEGCPWRVRATRIAPTKRFKIRKMNNVHTCGGVGKDVHPNASKYWIASIIKDKLRDKPQYTGTEIVNDIYQEYGVNVRYARAWRGKVVAQKQLQDSQSDIYSQLPWFCNRIKETNPGSLVTLTTTDKLSFHCLFVSFHASRHGFDNGCRPLILLDGTSLREKWRGTLLAAVSVDGDDAIFPIAFAIVDFESYDNWIWFLTELKSAVSTNRTITFVSDRRNGLEEAVPQVFEDSYHAYSLHHLTEYFKRVLKGPSQPMKDTLADEIKRAAYSCSITNFNACIGNIRNFSHDVASWVLLESKPEHWSNAFFKGLRYDHLSSNVAELFYSWISEECDLSIIHMIDMIRCKMMEMIYARREASSTWSTILTPSMEQRLELEICNSHSLSVLFLSGSVFEVRDDSVNIVDIETRDCTCQRWKMSGLPCVHAAAVFDRTGRNTYDYCSRYFTVDCYRSTYLESIHPIPGIGNPISEDSNTEIIVRPPSPPPARPKSKQTKLLDPSRRLLLHVNCGRCGHSGHNRKKCREVVE is encoded by the exons ATGGGGCTCTGCCAAG GTAGTTGCAGTCGGAAAATGGGGAAAACTGTTGCTATTTGCCAGGTTGGTGGCGAATTTGTAACAAACAACGATGGATCTATGTCATATACTGGTGGAGAAGCATATGCGATACCAGTTGTTCCCAACATGAAATTTGATGAATTCAAGTCAGAGATAGCTGAAATGTGCAATCGTGATGCAAGTACCTTATTGATAAAGTACTTCCTCCCAAGCAACAGAAGGATTCCAATCACAGTATCCAACGACAAGCACATGCAGTGCATGATTGATTTTCACGAGGACTCAGCGACAATAGATGTTTTCGTTTTGGACGGGGAGACCATTGCTCAGAACGCTGATAAAATGGATAACAACCG GGCAAACAGAGCCACAAGTAAAACAAGTAGACCCACAAGTAGGACGACAAAAGGGGCTGCAGCCACTGACTCTATCACGCAAGCTCCTACAAATGTCGACAGTGATGGGAAAGGAAGGAGAACTACAGTCCCTGATCCAGTGGCTTCAAATGCTGTCATGGATGACCCTGCCAGTGGTGATAGCATTGCAGGTAGGACCAAGAGCAGGATTACATCAATTGCCGTTACAGTCACTGACCCAACCACCCCAATTTCCACCACCCCTGCCGTTGGCAATGATAAGCAGCCAGCTCAATACAGTTCACCAGTAAACACTATCTTTGATGTGGGCAAAGAATTTAATAGTGTCAGTGACTTCCGTGATGCATTGCGTAGGTATGCCATTGCAAAAGGGTATGCATTTGCGATTATTTGTAGTAGCCGATCCCGTGTGACTGCCAAATGTAGAGCTGAGGGCTGCCCATGGCGGGTGCGTGCTACCAGAATAGCACCCACGAAGAGGTTCAAGATTAGAAAGATGAACAATGTGCACACATGTGGTGGGGTTGGAAAAGATGTCCATCCGAACGCATCAAAATACTGGATTGCGAGCATTATAAAAGACAAGCTACGAGATAAGCCACAGTATACGGGAACAGAAATCGTGAATGACATATATCAGGAGTATGGAGTCAATGTCAGATATGCTAGGGCGTGGCGTGGGAAGGTGGTGGCCCAGAAGCAGCTTCAAGACTCCCAGTCAGACATTTATAGTCAGTTGCCTTGGTTCTGCAATAGGATAAAGGAGACGAATCCTGGTAGTCTTGTAACTCTGACAACAACAGACAAGTTGAGTTTTCACTGCCTTTTTGTCTCATTCCATGCTTCACGGCATGGGTTTGATAATGGTTGCCGCCCCCTCATTCTTCTCGACGGAACATCTCTAAGAGAGAAATGGCGAGGGACATTGTTAGCTGCGGTATCAGTTGATGGGGATGATGCCATCTTTCCCATTGCCTTCGCTATAGTGGATTTTGAATCCTATGATAATTGGATTTGGTTTTTGACAGAATTGAAATCAGCCGTGTCAACAAATCGGACCATAACATTTGTATCTGATAGACGCAACGGTTTAGAGGAGGCTGTGCCGCAGGTTTTCGAGGACAGCTATCATGCCTATTCTCTGCATCACCTTACCGAGTACTTCAAGCGGGTGTTGAAGGGCCCATCACAGCCGATGAAGGATACACTGGCTGATGAGATTAAACGTGCTGCTTACTCATGCAGCATTACCAATTTCAATGCTTGCATTGGCAACATCCGGAATTTCTCACACGATGTCGCATCCTGGGTCTTGTTGGAAAGCAAGCCTGAGCATTGGTCGAATGCATTCTTTAAGGGCTTGCGATATGACCACCTATCATCGAACGTTGCAGAGTTGTTCTACAGTTGGATATCAGAGGAGTGCGACCTATCAATAATACATATGATTGACATGATACGGTGTAAGATGATGGAGATGATTTATGCCCGTCGAGAGGCTTCAAGCACATGGTCGACGATTCTCACACCTTCAATGGAGCAAAGACTGGAGTTAGAGATATGCAACTCACACTCGCTCAGCGTGTTGTTTTTGTCAGGGAGCGTGTTCGAAGTCCGTGATGATTCGGTCAACATTGTGGACATCGAGACACGGGATTGTACGTGCCAGAGATGGAAGATGTCTGGGTTGCCGTGCGTTCATGCAGCCGCAGTTTTCGATCGTACAGGTAGAAATACTTATGATTACTGTTCAAGATACTTCACAGTCGATTGTTACCGTTCTACATATTTGGAATCTATCCACCCAATACCAGGTATAGGAAATCCTATAAGTGAAGATTCCAACACCGAAATAATTGTTCGTCCACCCAGTCCACCACCTGCAAGGCCAAAATCGAAGCAGACAAAATTGCTTGATCCGAGTAGGAGGCTattgcttcatgtaaattgcGGTAGGTGTGGTCATTCTGGGCACAATAGGAAAAAGTGCAGAGAGGTGGTGGAATAG
- the LOC131246542 gene encoding uncharacterized protein LOC131246542 isoform X2: MNGPPFRYFQTSMGLCQDCLFIGSCSRKMGKTVAICQVGGEFVTNNDGSMSYTGGEAYAIPVVPNMKFDEFKSEIAEMCNRDASTLLIKYFLPSNRRIPITVSNDKHMQCMIDFHEDSATIDVFVLDGETIAQNADKMDNNRANRATSKTSRPTSRTTKGAAATDSITQAPTNVDSDGKGRRTTVPDPVASNAVMDDPASGDSIAGRTKSRITSIAVTVTDPTTPISTTPAVGNDKQPAQYSSPVNTIFDVGKEFNSVSDFRDALRRYAIAKGYAFAIICSSRSRVTAKCRAEGCPWRVRATRIAPTKRFKIRKMNNVHTCGGVGKDVHPNASKYWIASIIKDKLRDKPQYTGTEIVNDIYQEYGVNVRYARAWRGKVVAQKQLQDSQSDIYSQLPWFCNRIKETNPGSLVTLTTTDKLSFHCLFVSFHASRHGFDNGCRPLILLDGTSLREKWRGTLLAAVSVDGDDAIFPIAFAIVDFESYDNWIWFLTELKSAVSTNRTITFVSDRRNGLEEAVPQVFEDSYHAYSLHHLTEYFKRVLKGPSQPMKDTLADEIKRAAYSCSITNFNACIGNIRNFSHDVASWVLLESKPEHWSNAFFKGLRYDHLSSNVAELFYSWISEECDLSIIHMIDMIRCKMMEMIYARREASSTWSTILTPSMEQRLELEICNSHSLSVLFLSGSVFEVRDDSVNIVDIETRDCTCQRWKMSGLPCVHAAAVFDRTGRNTYDYCSRYFTVDCYRSTYLESIHPIPGIGNPISEDSNTEIIVRPPSPPPARPKSKQTKLLDPSRRLLLHVNCGRCGHSGHNRKKCREVVE, translated from the exons ATGAACGGGCCTCCTTTCAGATACTTCCAGACCTCTATGGGGCTCTGCCAAG ATTGCTTGTTCATAGGTAGTTGCAGTCGGAAAATGGGGAAAACTGTTGCTATTTGCCAGGTTGGTGGCGAATTTGTAACAAACAACGATGGATCTATGTCATATACTGGTGGAGAAGCATATGCGATACCAGTTGTTCCCAACATGAAATTTGATGAATTCAAGTCAGAGATAGCTGAAATGTGCAATCGTGATGCAAGTACCTTATTGATAAAGTACTTCCTCCCAAGCAACAGAAGGATTCCAATCACAGTATCCAACGACAAGCACATGCAGTGCATGATTGATTTTCACGAGGACTCAGCGACAATAGATGTTTTCGTTTTGGACGGGGAGACCATTGCTCAGAACGCTGATAAAATGGATAACAACCG GGCAAACAGAGCCACAAGTAAAACAAGTAGACCCACAAGTAGGACGACAAAAGGGGCTGCAGCCACTGACTCTATCACGCAAGCTCCTACAAATGTCGACAGTGATGGGAAAGGAAGGAGAACTACAGTCCCTGATCCAGTGGCTTCAAATGCTGTCATGGATGACCCTGCCAGTGGTGATAGCATTGCAGGTAGGACCAAGAGCAGGATTACATCAATTGCCGTTACAGTCACTGACCCAACCACCCCAATTTCCACCACCCCTGCCGTTGGCAATGATAAGCAGCCAGCTCAATACAGTTCACCAGTAAACACTATCTTTGATGTGGGCAAAGAATTTAATAGTGTCAGTGACTTCCGTGATGCATTGCGTAGGTATGCCATTGCAAAAGGGTATGCATTTGCGATTATTTGTAGTAGCCGATCCCGTGTGACTGCCAAATGTAGAGCTGAGGGCTGCCCATGGCGGGTGCGTGCTACCAGAATAGCACCCACGAAGAGGTTCAAGATTAGAAAGATGAACAATGTGCACACATGTGGTGGGGTTGGAAAAGATGTCCATCCGAACGCATCAAAATACTGGATTGCGAGCATTATAAAAGACAAGCTACGAGATAAGCCACAGTATACGGGAACAGAAATCGTGAATGACATATATCAGGAGTATGGAGTCAATGTCAGATATGCTAGGGCGTGGCGTGGGAAGGTGGTGGCCCAGAAGCAGCTTCAAGACTCCCAGTCAGACATTTATAGTCAGTTGCCTTGGTTCTGCAATAGGATAAAGGAGACGAATCCTGGTAGTCTTGTAACTCTGACAACAACAGACAAGTTGAGTTTTCACTGCCTTTTTGTCTCATTCCATGCTTCACGGCATGGGTTTGATAATGGTTGCCGCCCCCTCATTCTTCTCGACGGAACATCTCTAAGAGAGAAATGGCGAGGGACATTGTTAGCTGCGGTATCAGTTGATGGGGATGATGCCATCTTTCCCATTGCCTTCGCTATAGTGGATTTTGAATCCTATGATAATTGGATTTGGTTTTTGACAGAATTGAAATCAGCCGTGTCAACAAATCGGACCATAACATTTGTATCTGATAGACGCAACGGTTTAGAGGAGGCTGTGCCGCAGGTTTTCGAGGACAGCTATCATGCCTATTCTCTGCATCACCTTACCGAGTACTTCAAGCGGGTGTTGAAGGGCCCATCACAGCCGATGAAGGATACACTGGCTGATGAGATTAAACGTGCTGCTTACTCATGCAGCATTACCAATTTCAATGCTTGCATTGGCAACATCCGGAATTTCTCACACGATGTCGCATCCTGGGTCTTGTTGGAAAGCAAGCCTGAGCATTGGTCGAATGCATTCTTTAAGGGCTTGCGATATGACCACCTATCATCGAACGTTGCAGAGTTGTTCTACAGTTGGATATCAGAGGAGTGCGACCTATCAATAATACATATGATTGACATGATACGGTGTAAGATGATGGAGATGATTTATGCCCGTCGAGAGGCTTCAAGCACATGGTCGACGATTCTCACACCTTCAATGGAGCAAAGACTGGAGTTAGAGATATGCAACTCACACTCGCTCAGCGTGTTGTTTTTGTCAGGGAGCGTGTTCGAAGTCCGTGATGATTCGGTCAACATTGTGGACATCGAGACACGGGATTGTACGTGCCAGAGATGGAAGATGTCTGGGTTGCCGTGCGTTCATGCAGCCGCAGTTTTCGATCGTACAGGTAGAAATACTTATGATTACTGTTCAAGATACTTCACAGTCGATTGTTACCGTTCTACATATTTGGAATCTATCCACCCAATACCAGGTATAGGAAATCCTATAAGTGAAGATTCCAACACCGAAATAATTGTTCGTCCACCCAGTCCACCACCTGCAAGGCCAAAATCGAAGCAGACAAAATTGCTTGATCCGAGTAGGAGGCTattgcttcatgtaaattgcGGTAGGTGTGGTCATTCTGGGCACAATAGGAAAAAGTGCAGAGAGGTGGTGGAATAG
- the LOC131246542 gene encoding uncharacterized protein LOC131246542 isoform X4 — MGKTVAICQVGGEFVTNNDGSMSYTGGEAYAIPVVPNMKFDEFKSEIAEMCNRDASTLLIKYFLPSNRRIPITVSNDKHMQCMIDFHEDSATIDVFVLDGETIAQNADKMDNNRANRATSKTSRPTSRTTKGAAATDSITQAPTNVDSDGKGRRTTVPDPVASNAVMDDPASGDSIAGRTKSRITSIAVTVTDPTTPISTTPAVGNDKQPAQYSSPVNTIFDVGKEFNSVSDFRDALRRYAIAKGYAFAIICSSRSRVTAKCRAEGCPWRVRATRIAPTKRFKIRKMNNVHTCGGVGKDVHPNASKYWIASIIKDKLRDKPQYTGTEIVNDIYQEYGVNVRYARAWRGKVVAQKQLQDSQSDIYSQLPWFCNRIKETNPGSLVTLTTTDKLSFHCLFVSFHASRHGFDNGCRPLILLDGTSLREKWRGTLLAAVSVDGDDAIFPIAFAIVDFESYDNWIWFLTELKSAVSTNRTITFVSDRRNGLEEAVPQVFEDSYHAYSLHHLTEYFKRVLKGPSQPMKDTLADEIKRAAYSCSITNFNACIGNIRNFSHDVASWVLLESKPEHWSNAFFKGLRYDHLSSNVAELFYSWISEECDLSIIHMIDMIRCKMMEMIYARREASSTWSTILTPSMEQRLELEICNSHSLSVLFLSGSVFEVRDDSVNIVDIETRDCTCQRWKMSGLPCVHAAAVFDRTGRNTYDYCSRYFTVDCYRSTYLESIHPIPGIGNPISEDSNTEIIVRPPSPPPARPKSKQTKLLDPSRRLLLHVNCGRCGHSGHNRKKCREVVE; from the exons ATGGGGAAAACTGTTGCTATTTGCCAGGTTGGTGGCGAATTTGTAACAAACAACGATGGATCTATGTCATATACTGGTGGAGAAGCATATGCGATACCAGTTGTTCCCAACATGAAATTTGATGAATTCAAGTCAGAGATAGCTGAAATGTGCAATCGTGATGCAAGTACCTTATTGATAAAGTACTTCCTCCCAAGCAACAGAAGGATTCCAATCACAGTATCCAACGACAAGCACATGCAGTGCATGATTGATTTTCACGAGGACTCAGCGACAATAGATGTTTTCGTTTTGGACGGGGAGACCATTGCTCAGAACGCTGATAAAATGGATAACAACCG GGCAAACAGAGCCACAAGTAAAACAAGTAGACCCACAAGTAGGACGACAAAAGGGGCTGCAGCCACTGACTCTATCACGCAAGCTCCTACAAATGTCGACAGTGATGGGAAAGGAAGGAGAACTACAGTCCCTGATCCAGTGGCTTCAAATGCTGTCATGGATGACCCTGCCAGTGGTGATAGCATTGCAGGTAGGACCAAGAGCAGGATTACATCAATTGCCGTTACAGTCACTGACCCAACCACCCCAATTTCCACCACCCCTGCCGTTGGCAATGATAAGCAGCCAGCTCAATACAGTTCACCAGTAAACACTATCTTTGATGTGGGCAAAGAATTTAATAGTGTCAGTGACTTCCGTGATGCATTGCGTAGGTATGCCATTGCAAAAGGGTATGCATTTGCGATTATTTGTAGTAGCCGATCCCGTGTGACTGCCAAATGTAGAGCTGAGGGCTGCCCATGGCGGGTGCGTGCTACCAGAATAGCACCCACGAAGAGGTTCAAGATTAGAAAGATGAACAATGTGCACACATGTGGTGGGGTTGGAAAAGATGTCCATCCGAACGCATCAAAATACTGGATTGCGAGCATTATAAAAGACAAGCTACGAGATAAGCCACAGTATACGGGAACAGAAATCGTGAATGACATATATCAGGAGTATGGAGTCAATGTCAGATATGCTAGGGCGTGGCGTGGGAAGGTGGTGGCCCAGAAGCAGCTTCAAGACTCCCAGTCAGACATTTATAGTCAGTTGCCTTGGTTCTGCAATAGGATAAAGGAGACGAATCCTGGTAGTCTTGTAACTCTGACAACAACAGACAAGTTGAGTTTTCACTGCCTTTTTGTCTCATTCCATGCTTCACGGCATGGGTTTGATAATGGTTGCCGCCCCCTCATTCTTCTCGACGGAACATCTCTAAGAGAGAAATGGCGAGGGACATTGTTAGCTGCGGTATCAGTTGATGGGGATGATGCCATCTTTCCCATTGCCTTCGCTATAGTGGATTTTGAATCCTATGATAATTGGATTTGGTTTTTGACAGAATTGAAATCAGCCGTGTCAACAAATCGGACCATAACATTTGTATCTGATAGACGCAACGGTTTAGAGGAGGCTGTGCCGCAGGTTTTCGAGGACAGCTATCATGCCTATTCTCTGCATCACCTTACCGAGTACTTCAAGCGGGTGTTGAAGGGCCCATCACAGCCGATGAAGGATACACTGGCTGATGAGATTAAACGTGCTGCTTACTCATGCAGCATTACCAATTTCAATGCTTGCATTGGCAACATCCGGAATTTCTCACACGATGTCGCATCCTGGGTCTTGTTGGAAAGCAAGCCTGAGCATTGGTCGAATGCATTCTTTAAGGGCTTGCGATATGACCACCTATCATCGAACGTTGCAGAGTTGTTCTACAGTTGGATATCAGAGGAGTGCGACCTATCAATAATACATATGATTGACATGATACGGTGTAAGATGATGGAGATGATTTATGCCCGTCGAGAGGCTTCAAGCACATGGTCGACGATTCTCACACCTTCAATGGAGCAAAGACTGGAGTTAGAGATATGCAACTCACACTCGCTCAGCGTGTTGTTTTTGTCAGGGAGCGTGTTCGAAGTCCGTGATGATTCGGTCAACATTGTGGACATCGAGACACGGGATTGTACGTGCCAGAGATGGAAGATGTCTGGGTTGCCGTGCGTTCATGCAGCCGCAGTTTTCGATCGTACAGGTAGAAATACTTATGATTACTGTTCAAGATACTTCACAGTCGATTGTTACCGTTCTACATATTTGGAATCTATCCACCCAATACCAGGTATAGGAAATCCTATAAGTGAAGATTCCAACACCGAAATAATTGTTCGTCCACCCAGTCCACCACCTGCAAGGCCAAAATCGAAGCAGACAAAATTGCTTGATCCGAGTAGGAGGCTattgcttcatgtaaattgcGGTAGGTGTGGTCATTCTGGGCACAATAGGAAAAAGTGCAGAGAGGTGGTGGAATAG